GTGATTCTCATAGTTCCACTTCATCAACTCTTCATAAGCGCGCGCCTCGTCCGGAGAAAAGTTTTCCAGTGCCAGTTGCGCCAGCAGAGCCGACAACACATTGCGTGCGTGCAGGTTCATCACATCGTTGTGCAAGGCAATCATATCCTCCGGCGCAATATTTTTCATCTCTGCCAACTTCGCATTGATGCGGCCGCCGCGCTCGAAGATGGCATAATTCGACCCGAGGTAATATGGATAATTCGTATCGACCGGATTCTGGTTGGCCGAGCTGACAAAGCCTCGTGCGGGATTCTTGACATGCGGATTTTGCGCCAGCGGAACCCAGCCTTGCCAATCATAAGCAGGATCACTGCCGTCGCTGAGATATTGCCCTTGCTTTTCCCAGCGTAACGGAAAACGGCCTTGATGCCACAAGGCAATGTCGCCGCTGCTATCCGCAAAAACGAAATTTTGCGCGGGACTGGCATAGAAACTCAAAGCCGAGAGATAATCATCATAGTTGCGCGCACGGTTTAGATACATGAACGTCGCCAATTCGTTCGACGAGTCATGCGCCACCCAACGCAGCGCTGCGCCGGAGGGAATATCCCAATCATAAGGCTTTTCAGAATTTCGATAAACCACCGGACCGTGATGCGTATAAAAAATCGTGTCGCGCACCGTTTCGCCGCCGCGGATCTTGATCTCTTCGACGCGCCGCTGTGTGGCACGCCAAGCGCCGTCATAAAAATACTGCTGCTGCGTGCTGTCTTTAAAAGTAAGATGATACCAATCCATCACATCCGATTCACTATTCGTCACACCCCACGCCACCTGCTGATTGAAGCCGATAATCACAGCCGGAGCGCCGGGCAGGCTGACGCCATAAACATTGACTTCGGGCGACACCAATTGAATTTCATACCAAATCGCCGGCAGATTCAACGTGAGATGAGGGTCATTGCAAAGTATCGGATAGCCGCTGGCCGTACGCGCGCCGGCCACCGCCCAGTTATTGCTGCCTTGCGCGGAAAAGCCTTCCGTCGATTGCGCGGAATCGCGCAACATCATCTTGAAATCCTGCTGCGGCTTTTTAACGGCATGCGGTGAAAAATCCCAGCGCGTACCGGCCGGAATGATCGGCTCCATAAACGGCGGATAATCCGGATGCAGAACGCGCGTTAATGAATCGCCGAGGGTCGCGCGCGTGCGCGACATGATGATTTCATGATTGCGACTGGTCAGGCGCCACGCCATGAACTTCAGCAAGATCGCCGACTTCAACACGGTCCACGGTTCGGGTTGGTAATCGAGAATCTTATATTCGAAGGGCAGGCGTTTGGCCTCCAAGCCGCGAATCCAGGCGTTCACGCCGTTGGTGTAGGCCTCCACCGCCAACAAG
This genomic interval from Cytophagia bacterium CHB2 contains the following:
- a CDS encoding penicillin acylase family protein, yielding MLPELQDTVHVLWDDRRVPHIFARNNHDLYFAQGYLTAADRLWQMEFQTHAAAGRLSEIVGARALEYDRFRRRIGMVYAAENAVKAMRGNPATLLAVEAYTNGVNAWIRGLEAKRLPFEYKILDYQPEPWTVLKSAILLKFMAWRLTSRNHEIIMSRTRATLGDSLTRVLHPDYPPFMEPIIPAGTRWDFSPHAVKKPQQDFKMMLRDSAQSTEGFSAQGSNNWAVAGARTASGYPILCNDPHLTLNLPAIWYEIQLVSPEVNVYGVSLPGAPAVIIGFNQQVAWGVTNSESDVMDWYHLTFKDSTQQQYFYDGAWRATQRRVEEIKIRGGETVRDTIFYTHHGPVVYRNSEKPYDWDIPSGAALRWVAHDSSNELATFMYLNRARNYDDYLSALSFYASPAQNFVFADSSGDIALWHQGRFPLRWEKQGQYLSDGSDPAYDWQGWVPLAQNPHVKNPARGFVSSANQNPVDTNYPYYLGSNYAIFERGGRINAKLAEMKNIAPEDMIALHNDVMNLHARNVLSALLAQLALENFSPDEARAYEELMKWNYENHANAIAPSIFEYWWQDFMDLVWNDELAGAYGAIKRPRRDVTVDLILRQPHARYFDMRDTARRETLRDMAELSLRSALRKLTEKWGPLGPAWEWGKTRGTDILHLANIPGMGRRNLLTSGNYTCVNATTKTTGPSWRMVVAFGPQVKAWGIYPGGQSGNPGSQFYDNFVEDWVAGKTYEILYLNSPNSTANRIAGEATLRGAL